CGTCACGCCGCCCATTTTATGGCTTGCCCGTCGCCTGCAATTTAACCGGCAGACCTGGCGACGCAGTTTATTGATTCACCTGCTGGCGGCTACTTTCTTTTCCACGTTGGTTCTGTTGCTCTATTCAATCTTGCGTTATCTGTTTTTTACGAGCGATAACGCGCCGAGCTTGATGCGCTCGTTTCGCAACCTGTTGATTATCGAATTTCACGCGAGCCTGCTGATTTATTCGGCTATTGTCGGCATCTATTACGGGCTGAATTACTATCGCGAATATAAAAGGCGTGAACTTGCAGCCGCGCAACTCGCCAATCAACTTTCGCAAGCGCAACTCGACGCCCTCAGAAAACAATTGCACCCGCACTTTCTCTTTAACACGCTCAACACGGTTGCGATTTTAATGGAAGAAGATACCAAAGCCGCCAGAGAAATTCTGGTTCGCCTGAGCGATTTGCTGCGCGTGACGCTTGATAAAAACAAAGCCCATGAAGTGGCGCTCAAACAGGAACTCGATTTTTTGCAGAGTTATTTGGAGATTGAACAGATGCGTTTTCAAGACCGCTTGCGCGTGCATCTCGAGATAGACCCGAAAACCCTTGATGCCCGGGTGCCGGATTTGATTTTGCAACCCATCGTTGAAAACGCCATTCGTCACGGTATTGCGCCGCGCGCGCTTCCCGGCATTGTCGAGATTCGCTCCGCGCAAATCAACGGCGATCTGTGCCTTGAGGTGCGCGACAACGGCAAAGGCTTTGATAATGAATTGAGTATGGATAAAGGTTTGGGGCTGGCGAATACCAAAGCGCGGCTTGAACAACTTTACGGCGACCGCCATCGCTTTGAAATCGCCAATCTCGATGAAGGCGGTGTACGGGTCAACATCACCATTCCGTTTCATACCCAAGCGATGACCGTGAACGGCAAAGAGAGTTCAAGATGAAAAAGATTCGCGCGTTAATCGTCGACGATGAACCCATCGCCCGCAAAGGCATTCGCCGCGAGCTTGAAGGCAAGCCGGGTATTGCAATCATCGCCGAATGCGCCAACGGATACGACGCGGTGATGGCGATTCAAAAACAGCAACCGGATTTAGTCTTTCTCGATTTACAGATGCCCGAACTTGACGGTTTCGGTGTCGTTGAAGCAGTGGGCGTCAAGCAAATGCCGACGGTGATTTTTGTTACCGCGTATGATGAATTCGCTTTGCGGGCGTTCGAGATTCACGCCCTCGATTATATTTTAAAACCGTTTAACAGCGAGCGATTTCAACAGGCGCTCGAACACGCCAGACGCCGGATTGAACAGGCAAACTTTGATGGCGTGAGTCAAAAACTCAAGTC
This genomic window from Acidobacteriota bacterium contains:
- a CDS encoding histidine kinase, encoding MKVSSRNKSPWLELAVIFFAWTLYGLFFASQAYISEAHFGRNASWQRALGIWMTCAYSWALVTPPILWLARRLQFNRQTWRRSLLIHLLAATFFSTLVLLLYSILRYLFFTSDNAPSLMRSFRNLLIIEFHASLLIYSAIVGIYYGLNYYREYKRRELAAAQLANQLSQAQLDALRKQLHPHFLFNTLNTVAILMEEDTKAAREILVRLSDLLRVTLDKNKAHEVALKQELDFLQSYLEIEQMRFQDRLRVHLEIDPKTLDARVPDLILQPIVENAIRHGIAPRALPGIVEIRSAQINGDLCLEVRDNGKGFDNELSMDKGLGLANTKARLEQLYGDRHRFEIANLDEGGVRVNITIPFHTQAMTVNGKESSR
- a CDS encoding LytTR family DNA-binding domain-containing protein gives rise to the protein MKKIRALIVDDEPIARKGIRRELEGKPGIAIIAECANGYDAVMAIQKQQPDLVFLDLQMPELDGFGVVEAVGVKQMPTVIFVTAYDEFALRAFEIHALDYILKPFNSERFQQALEHARRRIEQANFDGVSQKLKSLIEDAGRQPPASQSYLERIVVKSGGKIFFINTEAIDWIEAADNYVRLHVGNASHLVQGTMNRLESKLNPEVFLRIHRSTIVNLRRVKELQPLFHGEYVITLASGKTLTSSRSYRDKLQRLVANAF